A window from Entomoplasma freundtii encodes these proteins:
- the murQ gene encoding N-acetylmuramic acid 6-phosphate etherase → MGSIDLQKINTEAQNGLTHHLETKTTPEILTLINNEDQKIAKAIAKEIPTITKATDLCYETLKNQGRIFYIGAGSSGRIGVLDASEMLPTYGVKDAFCGIIAGGDLALRLPIEGAEDDFEQAKVDLKAHNFQPNDLVFAIGASGRTPYCLGALDYGHQIGAKTISLAMTSEPEFKAVSDLSIAIISGPEVVTGSTRMKAGTATKMVLNMISTTTMIKMGKVYDNLMVEVQATNKKLEERCFQIVKKITQATDEIVMTALQDSQMNAKVACLMILGNHSAEKAQELLIINPLLGDYLN, encoded by the coding sequence ATGGGAAGTATTGATTTACAAAAAATAAACACCGAGGCGCAAAATGGACTGACACATCATTTAGAAACCAAAACAACTCCCGAAATTTTAACTTTAATAAATAATGAAGATCAAAAAATCGCTAAAGCCATTGCCAAAGAAATTCCGACAATTACTAAGGCAACTGATTTATGCTACGAAACCTTAAAAAACCAAGGCCGAATCTTCTATATTGGTGCTGGATCATCCGGTCGGATTGGAGTTTTAGATGCAAGTGAAATGTTGCCAACTTATGGAGTCAAAGATGCTTTCTGCGGAATAATTGCTGGTGGTGATTTAGCCTTGCGTTTACCAATTGAGGGCGCTGAAGATGACTTTGAACAAGCCAAGGTAGATTTAAAGGCACATAATTTCCAACCAAATGATTTAGTCTTTGCAATTGGGGCTTCAGGAAGAACGCCTTATTGTTTGGGAGCTCTTGATTATGGTCACCAAATTGGTGCCAAAACCATTAGTTTGGCAATGACTAGTGAACCAGAATTTAAAGCAGTTAGTGATTTGTCAATTGCCATAATTAGTGGTCCAGAGGTGGTGACTGGTTCAACAAGAATGAAGGCTGGAACAGCTACTAAAATGGTGCTGAATATGATTTCAACAACCACCATGATTAAAATGGGCAAAGTTTACGATAACCTCATGGTCGAAGTTCAGGCTACTAACAAAAAGTTGGAAGAACGTTGTTTCCAAATTGTCAAAAAAATCACTCAAGCTACGGATGAAATAGTAATGACTGCCCTACAAGATTCGCAAATGAATGCGAAGGTGGCTTGTCTAATGATTTTAGGAAATCATTCCGCCGAAAAAGCTCAGGAATTATTAATAATTAATCCTCTTTTAGGTGACTATTTAAACTAA
- a CDS encoding sulfite exporter TauE/SafE family protein produces the protein MNLFWLIPILILIGFFVSLLGSISGVGGGVLFIPLLLLLFPNRDFAELKFVSTLLVFTTALFNVGFAAIKRQVSWKLSLFIVCLSIPFIFLGLYLASLLNPKWTQLVVLIILVIVTFLLMFKDFIKRKPKTLNVNHWWYLKLPGGETVNLLAIGFIVFSGCFVTTLSGMGGGPLIMPLLVLLCALTFKQAAPISHLMIAIATGINLLFSYKMFGHGELNLTITLPMLVGSLGGTILAFFIKDKIKNEKIIKWLLIILIWCSIIKMLIDWISLL, from the coding sequence ATGAACTTATTTTGATTGATTCCTATCCTCATTCTCATTGGTTTTTTTGTCTCACTTCTCGGATCAATTTCAGGAGTAGGAGGCGGGGTTCTCTTTATCCCCCTCCTTTTACTTTTATTTCCCAATCGTGATTTTGCAGAATTAAAATTTGTTTCCACCTTATTAGTCTTTACAACGGCTTTATTTAATGTTGGTTTTGCAGCAATCAAACGGCAAGTTTCTTGGAAACTTAGTCTTTTTATTGTCTGCTTAAGTATTCCCTTTATTTTCCTTGGCCTTTATTTAGCGAGTTTATTGAATCCAAAATGAACGCAATTAGTGGTGTTAATTATTTTGGTAATTGTCACTTTTCTCCTTATGTTTAAAGATTTTATTAAGCGAAAACCAAAAACTCTAAATGTCAATCATTGGTGGTATCTTAAGTTGCCAGGCGGTGAAACCGTTAACCTTTTGGCAATTGGTTTTATTGTTTTTAGTGGATGTTTTGTAACCACTTTATCAGGTATGGGCGGTGGCCCATTGATTATGCCTCTATTAGTGTTGCTTTGTGCCTTAACTTTTAAACAAGCGGCGCCAATCTCACACTTAATGATTGCGATTGCTACAGGAATAAATTTGCTTTTCTCTTACAAGATGTTTGGTCATGGTGAGTTGAACCTAACAATTACATTGCCAATGCTCGTCGGTAGTCTTGGAGGAACAATACTGGCTTTCTTTATCAAAGATAAAATCAAAAACGAAAAAATTATTAAATGGCTTTTGATTATCTTAATTTGATGTTCAATTATTAAAATGCTAATTGATTGAATTAGTCTACTATAA
- a CDS encoding MurR/RpiR family transcriptional regulator, with translation MDTVKAIQNFAKLDNQSSFCTIANYILLNIDDIKDITITKLGEKTHTSAATITRFCKALGFDGFKNFKFFLIWERDSFLKNVRNLPANSNYQDCGLLAALQKNMQTYLTQQESFRKAAQVINMSSKIYIYGMGGNVNLIRIFHNYLTRLNIQAVFLADRDDQIAYSHFVNAESLNIIVSYKFRDSRWKNIFENIRANKGQCLVISKKIKNNPYLKASDLVLDFEFSEGFLFYRDNAEVSMLTIMLLIIESLMIQTTAKNTLKKQDVF, from the coding sequence ATGGATACAGTCAAAGCAATTCAAAATTTTGCTAAATTAGATAATCAAAGTAGCTTTTGTACAATTGCCAATTACATTCTTTTAAACATTGATGATATTAAGGATATTACCATTACCAAATTGGGTGAAAAAACTCATACTTCAGCAGCTACCATTACGCGGTTTTGTAAAGCCTTAGGTTTTGATGGTTTTAAAAATTTTAAATTTTTTTTAATTTGAGAAAGAGATAGTTTTCTCAAAAATGTAAGAAATTTACCAGCTAATAGTAATTATCAAGATTGTGGTCTTTTAGCGGCTTTACAAAAAAACATGCAAACTTATTTAACCCAGCAAGAGTCATTTAGAAAAGCAGCCCAAGTAATTAATATGTCATCGAAAATTTACATCTATGGCATGGGTGGTAATGTCAACCTAATTCGTATTTTTCATAATTATTTAACGAGGTTGAATATCCAGGCCGTGTTTTTGGCAGACCGCGATGATCAAATTGCCTATTCGCATTTTGTTAATGCGGAGTCCTTGAACATCATCGTTTCCTATAAATTTCGAGATAGTCGGTGAAAAAATATTTTTGAAAATATTAGAGCAAATAAAGGTCAATGTTTGGTTATTTCCAAAAAAATAAAAAATAATCCGTATTTAAAGGCTAGTGACCTCGTGCTTGATTTTGAGTTTAGCGAAGGTTTTTTATTTTATCGAGATAATGCTGAGGTATCAATGTTAACAATTATGTTACTAATTATTGAAAGTTTAATGATTCAAACTACGGCAAAAAACACTTTGAAAAAGCAAGATGTTTTCTAA
- a CDS encoding PTS transporter subunit EIIC: MKNQQEQKNVSPLKVFRDKLGISNGRFFTRLQFLGKAMLFPIIVLPLAAIFLRFGTLMTDTSLKGITENNAIWYIGKILTAIGQPAFDNLHIIFGIGLAFGLANDHRGEAALAGAMASWVLASLLTENSFASLFYNKVLIYHSTSTDDPLKALEGYSQLLYMIKNNQAIYALNIGVLGGLVAGGFTAWSYNKWHTIKMPAYLSFIEGRRFIPLISILLMVPTSLFFAIIWPWVQFALVKFGVVLTQWGTNNAAAFGVSFIHTLFKSILVLFGLHNVLNTFLWFQLPFTNVDGSVINGDIPAFTAGIKGSGLFQVGSFAEIMGGYWGLSLAIIFCAKKENRKEVASLMLPLTLACSLTGVGEPLILPIWYASPLIYLVQSLLNSVFGAIPAAMGVRAGFAFSAGWVDFVLSIPTSWKMASSSSIPWLANPLWLIPNAILTSLAYFGVFSLLIRYKDLKTLGRGENEFDQLQTSDKNEKSLGYTKKLPITSQDTLASNLFRLLKEDNIVKVDNCATRLRLELKDNSIIDDQEISKLKIYGFKKSGPNYLQIIIGSGVQEVSDELNSLLREKNKQDVNR; encoded by the coding sequence ATGAAAAATCAACAAGAACAAAAAAATGTATCCCCTTTAAAAGTTTTTCGAGACAAATTAGGTATCTCCAATGGTCGCTTTTTCACAAGACTCCAATTTTTGGGTAAGGCGATGCTTTTCCCCATCATTGTTTTACCACTTGCGGCAATTTTTTTACGTTTTGGCACCCTAATGACCGATACAAGTTTAAAGGGTATTACCGAAAACAATGCCATTTGGTATATTGGCAAAATTTTGACTGCTATTGGCCAACCAGCCTTTGATAACCTCCATATTATTTTTGGAATCGGCTTAGCGTTTGGTTTAGCCAATGATCATCGCGGCGAAGCGGCTTTGGCTGGAGCAATGGCCAGTTGAGTTCTAGCTTCTTTATTAACTGAAAATAGTTTTGCTTCGTTGTTTTACAATAAAGTATTGATTTATCATTCAACATCAACTGACGATCCACTAAAAGCCTTGGAAGGATATAGTCAACTTCTATATATGATTAAAAATAATCAAGCGATTTATGCCCTGAATATTGGTGTTTTAGGAGGATTGGTTGCAGGAGGTTTTACTGCTTGAAGTTATAACAAATGACATACGATAAAAATGCCTGCTTATCTTTCATTTATTGAAGGACGTCGCTTTATCCCACTAATTAGCATTTTACTAATGGTCCCCACAAGTTTATTTTTTGCCATTATTTGGCCTTGAGTCCAATTTGCTTTGGTGAAGTTCGGTGTTGTTTTAACACAATGAGGGACTAATAATGCTGCAGCATTCGGAGTCTCATTTATTCATACATTATTCAAATCAATTTTGGTTTTATTTGGTTTGCATAACGTTTTAAACACATTTCTCTGGTTCCAATTACCATTTACGAATGTCGATGGCAGCGTTATTAATGGTGACATTCCGGCCTTTACAGCCGGAATAAAAGGATCGGGTCTTTTCCAAGTTGGTTCTTTTGCCGAAATTATGGGCGGTTACTGAGGATTATCGTTAGCAATTATTTTCTGTGCCAAGAAGGAGAATCGTAAAGAAGTAGCTTCGTTAATGTTGCCCCTTACTTTAGCTTGCTCACTAACTGGTGTTGGTGAACCATTAATCTTACCAATTTGGTATGCTTCACCATTAATCTATTTAGTCCAATCATTATTAAACTCAGTTTTTGGTGCTATTCCTGCAGCAATGGGAGTACGAGCTGGGTTTGCCTTTAGTGCGGGTTGAGTTGATTTTGTGTTATCAATCCCAACCTCATGAAAAATGGCTTCATCAAGTAGTATTCCGTGGTTGGCTAACCCTCTTTGACTTATCCCGAATGCGATTCTTACTAGTTTAGCTTACTTTGGTGTCTTTAGTCTCTTGATTCGTTATAAAGATTTGAAGACATTAGGTCGTGGAGAAAATGAGTTTGACCAATTGCAAACTAGTGATAAAAACGAAAAATCGCTAGGTTATACAAAGAAGTTACCAATAACTTCACAAGATACTTTAGCAAGTAACCTCTTCCGTTTATTGAAGGAAGATAACATTGTCAAAGTTGATAATTGTGCGACGCGTTTGCGTTTAGAGTTAAAGGATAATTCGATAATTGATGATCAGGAAATTAGTAAATTGAAAATTTATGGTTTTAAAAAAAGCGGCCCCAATTATCTCCAAATCATCATCGGTAGTGGAGTTCAAGAAGTGTCTGATGAACTAAATAGTTTGTTAAGAGAAAAAAATAAGCAAGATGTTAACCGTTAA
- a CDS encoding alpha-L-fucosidase encodes MNNKFPKITRVTNFRNLGLGFFLHFGLYNKIGKGEWYQNMYHLNSHDYYEMFSPLSQLKLNLDISGIVSLAKENNFGYLVLTTKHHDGFCFFDSEGLSEHDITETSTQNDIIEDFITQCRQAKILPILYFCTLDWMWDEKGIPFEEQLTLINREVEILCKKYPDLGGFWFDGNWSKKEADWQEEKLYQLIRSYIPEAIIVNNSGLTNAGKEQNSHVDVLTFEQAHLKEINYQACQRDLAAEACQSFNDHWGLANEDYNFKSVGDLILKFVEARKQKANYLLNVSLNENGKMLPLQIETIKVFGQWVKKYGFMLFDDYEILTMNNDDFIISTKDNQHFAFLYDLPSGGHVKVIQQGGKIQPPRSFNYPFDKIDKMRFLDNLEEINFDYTKENKKELIISPTAYNYGFNTKVRVLKISLNS; translated from the coding sequence ATGAATAACAAATTTCCCAAAATCACAAGAGTGACAAATTTTCGCAACCTTGGGTTAGGATTTTTCCTCCATTTCGGCCTTTATAATAAGATTGGTAAAGGTGAATGATACCAAAATATGTACCACTTAAATAGTCATGATTATTACGAAATGTTTTCACCCTTGTCACAATTAAAACTAAACCTAGATATATCAGGGATTGTTAGTCTTGCAAAAGAAAATAACTTTGGTTACCTAGTTTTAACAACCAAACATCACGATGGTTTTTGTTTCTTTGATAGCGAAGGATTATCAGAACACGATATTACGGAAACAAGTACTCAAAATGATATAATTGAGGATTTTATTACTCAATGCCGGCAAGCAAAGATTCTGCCAATCCTTTATTTTTGTACTTTGGATTGAATGTGAGATGAAAAAGGCATTCCTTTCGAAGAACAATTGACTTTAATCAATCGTGAAGTAGAAATTTTATGTAAAAAATATCCTGATTTAGGTGGCTTTTGGTTTGATGGTAACTGATCAAAAAAAGAAGCCGATTGACAAGAAGAAAAACTTTACCAATTAATTCGAAGCTATATCCCTGAAGCAATTATTGTGAATAATTCGGGGCTAACTAACGCTGGAAAAGAACAGAATAGTCACGTAGATGTTTTAACTTTTGAACAAGCTCATTTAAAGGAAATTAATTACCAAGCTTGTCAACGAGATTTAGCGGCCGAAGCTTGCCAAAGTTTTAATGATCATTGAGGTTTAGCTAATGAAGATTATAACTTCAAATCAGTAGGTGATCTCATTCTCAAGTTTGTGGAAGCTCGTAAACAAAAAGCTAACTATTTATTAAATGTTTCTTTAAATGAAAATGGCAAAATGCTACCATTACAAATTGAAACAATTAAGGTATTTGGTCAATGAGTAAAGAAATATGGGTTTATGCTTTTCGATGATTATGAAATTTTAACTATGAATAATGATGATTTTATTATTAGTACCAAAGATAACCAACACTTCGCTTTTCTTTATGATTTACCATCGGGTGGGCATGTAAAAGTAATCCAACAAGGAGGCAAAATTCAGCCACCACGTAGTTTTAATTATCCATTTGACAAAATTGATAAGATGCGGTTTTTAGATAATTTAGAAGAAATTAACTTTGACTATACTAAAGAAAATAAAAAGGAATTAATCATATCGCCAACAGCTTATAATTATGGTTTTAATACCAAAGTAAGGGTGTTGAAAATATCGTTGAATTCATAA